Genomic window (Zingiber officinale cultivar Zhangliang chromosome 2B, Zo_v1.1, whole genome shotgun sequence):
aacctaattatgcttagttgTATTTCTACATAATGTATGATCTTTTGTATGAGGTTAGATAAGATTTTCATGCTACAATGTTGAACAAATGAACCTTAGAATTTCaccctagggttcggccaagtaagtataggaggcttagagcaaggtcttgaaatctaaccatgtttgtttatgcttccctatgatgtatgattatttatggttagtttaagtttcatgtTTTTTGGTAGTTAAGGTTTAAAAACCCTaaccttaaggttcggccaagattgGAAAAAggggtttagggaaaagtttttgaacctaactatgcatgcttatgtttcctcatgttgtatgattcttgatatatggttagtttaagtttcatgcttcatgatatgataggatatgttatgcttcatgatatgagatgatatgctatgtttcatagaatgatataggctatacttcatgatatgatatatgctatgcttcatgatatgatatgctatgcttcatgatatgatatatgttaagtttcatgagatgatatgctatgcttcatgacatgataaatgctatgtttcatgtaacatgctatgctctatgttatgataagaacatgttatggtttatgagatatgttatgaaaggcttatgtaagaagaaaagcctaagagatgcttcccttaagttgagatcaagagctctcttcatgatatgacatgtatgattagacaagaacatgatatgtatgatgacacgataagaaacatgatacatgatatgtatgacatgctattttactttttgtatggcttgtaccaagcgtgggctccataagcgccccgaggtcgatggtctatgaaacgggcctcgtaaaaagggatggactccttagtacgcccctaggtcgatggactatgaacggacctagatccctagtaggttcggggctagctaccctgtcctagggattgcgcgtatttatgtatgtatgtggtacaagccgggcccttatgttgatattatgttcaagtatgtatatgatatgaaaaaaaaatatgttggatatgttcatttcattatgcatgttttcaaaggaacatattgcatctacatgcacatgtTATATGATTCCCTTCACACTTATTAAAGATACTTTTGAAATCATGTTTATGATGCTTGggtgatcatgttattagttcatgttatgtactcacatgttatgatatgtttcatgttatgtcctcacatgctatgatatgtttcaggatatgttctcacatgccatgatatgttttatgttatgttctcacatgttatgatatggttatgttatgttttcacatgctatgatatgttttatgtgtacgtatgatttatggttttttgggtaggaaaggaacttactaagccttagggcttatagtttttatgtttccttgtactgcagagaaatgcaaggaatggatgaactaaggggagcagcaggaaaggtagggagtgtgtgtggaagtgacatggtggatagatctaatttagttttaaaactttatttggttgaattgtgcatgtgagctaagtttggaccttatgttgatgataacttgaactagtatgttatgcatttatgatgtCTTATTCCATGTCAGTAGATTTATAAGATCATGATTCATGTTCAAGTAGCAAATATAGATTTAGTTATGCATGAATATTAGTATGATTTATGGTTCACATgccatgtaaaaaaaaaaagatgcatatgataaaacaaaaagaaaattttaaataaatatcttccgctgccatgagatcatatgcacatgtatgttaggtaggtgtaagtaaccccgtcccttagggtagccttagcgccctcggaaggggcgggcgttacacaggaTGAGCTTGGGAAGGTGAAGACCAAGCTAGAGAACTCTTGAGCGGCATTGAAGATTTATTAGGACACCGAGTCGAGTTGATTTGCAGCAATGAATcaaaactacatccgctcggatgCATTCAATGATAAAGTAGTCGCCCGCTATCTTCGTCTATGTAACCAACTTAAGGCGGGCAGTCACCTTCCCACGACCTTGAAGGACAGCGTTATCAGTCGGGATAAGCTGACCGAGTCACTACCCGGCGACACTCTGGATTACTTTGAGTGAGGTTGAGCGCTGTAAAAATTTTTGAAGTCTTAATGTAAGCTTTCCCATTCGGCGAAGCTCTTATCTTTAGTTTACCattgtaattttgaaaattttgaggtCTTAATATATGTGTGCCCGTTCTGCGAAACATTTCCCTTCACAGCGTTTCTTACCTTTGACTATAAATTCCCATGATCTCGTATCTATGATTAGCCGCTTGACCGTAAGAGTCAgctcgggtttaaggtcactaCTCGATTGTTGATGAAGaatcgggtttaaggtcgccgctcgaccattggtgaagactcgggtttaaggtcgccgcttgactgttggtggagacacgcgtttaacgtcgccgctcgacgatttgatgtggACCCGAGTTTAAGGTAATCGCTCAACAGTTGGTGGAGACAcacatttaacgtcgccgctcaatgaTTTGATGTGGACCCAAGTTTAAGATCGTCGGTCGATCGTTGGTGGAGACGCGCATTtgacgtcgccgctcgacgatttgatgtgcCGTTCAGCATGtatcttagaaatcttttattttGACCCTGCATTCAGAGAGGACGTACAAaaatgtataaatacacttctacACTTGTACACCTCTCATTCGTCCCgatagggttggagatggtttgcgctccatggtcgttcgAGCCGCCTTCCCGTCTCGTCCTCCAGATAATAAGCGCCAGAGCGGAGCTTTTCCATGACCTTGAAAGGCCCAATGAAGCTTCGAGCTTGATGATGCCCCCgactggcttgactttcttctaaacaaggtcgtcgacctggaaggacctcgggatcacccttcgGTTGTAGGTTTGCTTCGTCCACTGCCAATATGCCATCAGCTAAACGGTTACTTTGGCGCGTGATTCGTCCTCCAAGTCCATCTCTAaaagcctccgctcggcgttgccttcatcataatgCTGCACCTTATCGGACTCTAATCTGACCTTGACAGGGATGACCGCTTCGcttccatacaccaggtggaatggGATCAGACCGGTCCCCTCCTTTGGCATCATGCGGAGGGCCCACAGCACGCTcgggagctcatcgacccagctgcctcccatatggtcgagccgagcgcacaAGACTCGGAGGAtttcccgattggtgacttctgCTTGCCCGTTGCTCTGCGGATAAGCCACGGAAGTGAAGGCCTGCTGGATACCATATccttcgcaccactccctgagcctcTGACCGACGAATTATCTTCCATTATCTGAGACGAGCCAGCGAGGGatgtcgaaccgacagatgatgttttgccatacaaacttcatgaccatctgctcagttatcTTGGCTAGGAGCTcggcttcgacccatttggagaagtagtccaccgcgacGAGCAGGAACTTCCGTTGATCGGttgccatagggaaaggtcccatgatatccatgccccattggtcgaacgggcatgatatcatggacgctttcatttcctcagTTGGTCGGTGCGACATGTTGTGGTATTTCTGGCAATAAGCAAGTGGCCaccgtccgagcggcgtcctcctGGAGGGTCGACTAGAAGTATCCAGACATAAGTATTTTTCGGGCCAACGCATGGCTGCCCGGGTGACCCCCGTAAgcgccttggtgtacctccttcaGGATGTAATCGACGTCTTCTGGTCTGATGCATTTGAGTAGGGGTCGGGCGAAGGCCTTCTTATAGAACTAGTCACTGATCAGGGTGAACCAACCGGCTCTCTTCTTTATCAGACGAGCATCCTCTGGATCGGTAGGCATACTTCCTGAACGTAAGAATTCTGTTAAGCCCGTCCTCCAATCGTTTGGAAAGGTGATTCCCTCCATACGGTCGATGTGGGCCACCAgtgatacttgctcgatcggctgacCTATGACAATCGATGTCAAAGAGCTAGCTAACTTGGCCAATTTATTTGTAGCCTGATTTTCTGATCGGGAATCTTCTGTATGACGACCTCTTGAAAGTTGGACttcagtttttcaaaggcctctgcgtagagcttgagtcgggCGTTGCTTATCTCGAACGCTTCGGACAGTTGCTGAGTGACCAACTGAGAATCCGAATGGATCAAGACTTTGACTGCTTCGACGTGCTGAGCGGCTTGTAAGCCGGCTATTAGCGCCTCGTACTTGGCCTCGTTGTTGGTGGCCCTATAGTCTAGCCGAACGACCAACTACAATCGATCTTCTTGTGGGGAGATGAGTAGTATGCCGAtgctgccccccccccccctgtcGTGTGGAtgaaccatccacatatatccttcAAATGACCTTTGGCTCTAGGCTCTGTACCTCGGTGATGAAATCCACCAAGCACTGTGCTTTAATCGTAGttcggggttgatactggatgtcgaactcgctgagctccgTTGTTCATTTAatcagccgtccggatgcctcggGATTGAGAAGTACTCTCCCCAAGGGACTGTTGGTCATCATTATTATAGAGTGAGCGAGAAAGTATGGGTGAAGCCTCCGAGAGGTGAGCACTAAAGCATCAGCTagcttctcaagaccagtgtagcgagactaagcatcttttaatatgtggcttaaaaagtacatTGGTTGTTCCTCGCCGCTTTGCCTAACTAATGCCGAATCGACCGCATGCTCTATAGACGACAAGTAGATCTAGAGCGGCTTGCCAACACATGGCTTGGCTAGGACAGGCAGggagttgagatattctttgagtTCTTCGAATGCCTTGTCGCACTCCTCGTCTCATTGAAATTTTGTCATCCGACGCAGTATTTTGAAGAATGGCAAGTTccgatcggatgacttggagatgaatctggatagcgTTGTGATCCGACCAGTCAatcgttgagcttccttcaagttatGTGGTGGGGGCATGTCTTACAGCGCTTTTACTTTGATTGGGTTTGCCTCAATGCCCCAATTGATTATGATGTAGCTGAGGAAGCACccactgttggatcgaaagagctagaggggggtgaatagcgctcatggctttaacgcctttcggattcgtaaaacgattaagcacagcggaaataaataaacGAATACACACAGAGGACCAAggtgtttacttggttcggagcctgtggcgactcctactccaaggcccgtgatcgtagATCGCTTTCGGTAGGCAATCACTATTAATCTGAAAAATCTTTTACAATTAAAGAGTACAAGTGCTAAATaaggaaataataccgacaatacaaGAATTGAAGAAACGAGGTTGTCAGTTGTCGGTGTAGCAGCGTGTGGTGGAAGCGTTCGGAGAGCGTTCAAAGGCACCGGTTGTTCTGTTTGAGATTGATGATTAGGTTGCTTTttgaggctcctttttataggctctaTAAGActaatccagatccccaagtcttgggatcaagtttgactcgaggcgaatcggtcgaccgataccctcgttcggtcgaccgatcaggcgatctcctcctattcgatccgcccgatccgctcgctccgctttgatctggtcaagccttatccttggttcggtcgaccgaaaacctgGTTacgtcgaccgatcccttggtcgagcTCGATCCATTCGCTGCAAGTCTGATCTGCTGCTTTgggagttcggtcgaccgataacctgttcggtcgaccgatcccggtcaattctgaccctgcacagaaattgttagaaatgttctcctacaaaacagagttagaatatagcAGAGAATATATAGGTAAGTAAATTGACAGTCTGCGGACTGCCCGGTTTTGTCTTCgaattttcaaccggaaaccctaggtcaaaccgacgcctactgttccctcttccgaggaacgcgtcctcacctactcccctcaagagagattacctgatgccagtccagtcctccaaaccgactggactttctgcctagggttaccaccccctagggttttctccacctagggttaccaccccctaggacctaaggttaccccccttaggattttcactacctagggttaccaccccctaggac
Coding sequences:
- the LOC122048673 gene encoding uncharacterized protein LOC122048673: MATDQRKFLLVAVDYFSKWVEAELLAKITEQMRLREWCEGYGIQQAFTSVAYPQSNGQAEVTNREILRVLCARLDHMGGSWVDELPSVLWALRMMPKEGTGLIPFHLVYGSEAVIPVKVRLESDKVQHYDEGNAERRLLEMDLEDESRAKVTV